ATGAGCGCCCCGCAGGCTATTGCAGTGGACGGGGATGGACGCTGCATCGGGGATCGCCTCCGGCGGGTCGCCAGGCTGGTTGTGGGGCCGTACCCACGACCCTTCGAGCTAGAATGGCACCATGGGCGGGAGGATGGAAGCGGGGTGCAATGAAGCGGGTTTCATCACCGCCGCGCTTGCCGCGGCCGCTGGCGACCACGGAATCCATACGACCGTCCCGGGAGGTCAGTGTTCGGCCTCCATTCCCTGAATCAGATCGGCGCGCAGCGTGCTCCAGGCAGTTTCCAGATCGGGGAATTCAGCACGAACGCCGTCCAGGTCGCCGGCATTCGCACGCGCCTCTATCTGGCGCGCGATGTCCGTAAGCTCCGTGCCCGGGAAATGACGGCTGGTGCTGCCAATCGTGTGTGCATGCCGTCCGAGGACGTCGAGATCCGCGTTGCCCGCGAGCACGGTGCGCATCGCGCCGATCCGCTCATCCGCTTCCTGCACGAAGACGCGGGCCAGTTTCGGGTCGGGGGCGCGCATGGCTGCAGCATCCGGCTCGTTCGTGCTGTCCACGCGCGCACCGATCCACGGCGCCAGGGCGGAACGCAGGCCGTCTCCTTCCAGGGGACGGGTCATGAAGGCCTCGATACCGGCCTGTTCACAGCGTTCCCGTTCCTCGGTGGTGGCGCCCGCCGTCAGGACGAGGATCGGCGGTGCCGCCTGCGCGGCCCCGTTGCGGCGGATCGTCTGGATCGCCTCGGCGCCATGCATGTCCGGCAGCCGCAGGTCCATCAACACGGCCGCGTAGTCGCGGCTGCCGACCGCCTCCACCGCCCGGGCGCCGGTATCCACCTGGTCCGCATCGATACCGAGACGGGAGAGATGATGCAGCGTGATTTCGCGGTTGATCGCGCTGTCATCGACGACCAGCACGGGCTGGACGGCGGCATGCGGGTAGGTCTCCTCGACATGGTAGCGGGTGACCAGACCCTGGCGCCGGCGCTCCGCCTCCGGCAGTGCGTGGGTGGCGAGAATGGCCTGCACCAGTTCCTCGAGGTTCTCGGGGGGGATCGGGCGTGTCAGGTAGCCGGCGAAGCCGGCCTCATTGAGCCGCTTGGCATCGCCGCGGGCCCCGGTCGCGGTCATGATCGCGAGGCTGGTCGAGCAGGTCTCGGGCCGCCGTTTCAGGCGTCGCCCGAGCTCTTCGCCGGAAAGACAGGGCAGGAACAACTCGGCAAGCAGGAGATCGTAGGGCGTGCCGTCGGCCGCCGCGCGTAGCGCCATCTGCATCGCCTCGACGCCATCGCCGGCCTGGGTGACCCACATGCCGAGGGTGCGCAGCTGGCTCGCCAGCGCGGTGCGCTGATCCGCGTCGGGGTCGGCGAGCAGGACCTTTCGCCCCCGCAGCCGTGGCGCGGGCCCTTCGCGGTCCGGGGCGCGTGCGGCGCCGAGCTGGATCTCGAACCAGAACACGCTGCCGACACCCGGTTCACTGTCGACGCCGATCTCGCCATCCATCGCCGCGACGAGATCCCGGGTAATCGAAAGCCCCAGGCCGGTACCCTCAATGGTCTCCGTGCCGACGCGGCTGTAGGGCTCGAACAGGCGCTCCTGCGCTTCGGCGGGGATGCCGGTGCCGGTGTCGGCGACCTCGACGCGTATGCGAACCCCGCCTGCCTCGAGCGCCTCCCAGCGTTTGACGGCCAGCACGACCTCGCCCTCGCTGGTGAACTTGATGGCGTTGCCGACCAGATTGATGACGATCTGCCGCAGCCGGCCCGGATCTCCCACCACGCGGCGGGGTGTATCCGGCGGAATCAGACTGACCAGACGGAGACCTTTGGCGCGCGCCTGCTGGTCGAGCAGTGTGGCCGTGCCATTGAGGTGGTCATACAGATCGAAGCCGACATCGTCGAGTTCCATCCGGCCCGCCTCGATCCGGGAGAAATCGAGCACGTCGTTGACCAGTGTGAGCAGGCCATACGCCGAGTCGTGGATGACCTGGGCATGATGGCGACGCTGTTCAGGGTCGTCGGTATTCATCACGAGTTCGCTCATGCCGACGATCGCGTTGATCGGCGTGCGCAGCTCATGGCTCATGCGGGCGAAGAAGTCGGTCTTGGCCTGGGCGGTGAACCGGGCGTCGGCGAGTTCCTGCTTCAGATCATCGGTCCGGCGCTCGACCATCGAGCCGGCCTCGGCGGCCATCTTCGAACTGGCGTACTGGCCCCACCAGGTGAACAGGAACGGCATGGCATCGAGCGCCTGGATCGCGATGTTCTCGCGATGGGCGAGCATGATGTTGTTCGTGGTGATGCCGTCGTAGACGTGGACACAGACCAACAGCGTCGCCAGAACGACGGCGATGATCGCGATCAGCGTGCCGACCACGGCGTAGAGCGTGGCGCGGGCCCGCAGCACCCGGAATACCTGCGCCGCGGTTTCGTAATCGAAGCTGGAGTGACCCGCGGTCATGGCAATGGCAACCGATCCCGTTCCCTGGTCGTCGATTGTAGACGCGCGTGATTGCTCGATGCGACGGGCATGTGACACGTGCCCTTGGCCGGTGCGGTCCGATCGGGTACTGTCCGCCGATCCACACACCGCTGCACGGGTGGCATCTCCATGAACGAGGCTGGCCGCTCAACGTCGGAACCCATCATGAACAAGTACCTGTTTCGGCGTTGTCCGCCGGTCTTGATCTGGACTGCCGTCCTTGCGTTGGCCGGCTGCGCGACCCCCGGGCTCGACAAAGGCGGCGGATCGGAAACAGACGGTTCCGTGGCAACGGCGCCGGACGGGAACGAAACGACGGACAGGGCCGCGCGGAACCCGGCCATGAGTGGCCAGGCGGCTCCACGCCTCGAGTCTGGGGCGAGGGTGGTGGATCCCCCGACGGTCGAGCCCGGGGCGGAAGACGTCTGGTCGCGGCTGCGGGACGGGTTCGGGCTGCCGAACGTCGAGGAGGAGCGCATCGATGCCGAGATCGCGCGCTATGAAGGACGGCAGCGCTATTTCGAGATTGTCGCGGAGCGCGCGCAGCCGTATCTGCGCTATATCCTCGATCGCATCGAGGCGCGCGGCATGCCGGCCGAACTGCTGCTGATCCCCGTCGTCGAGAGCGCGTTCCGTCCGTTCGCCTATTCCTATGCGCGCGCGGGCGGTCTCTGGCAGTTCAAACCCCTGACCGGGAAGCGCTTCGGCCTGAAACAGAACTGGTGGTACGACGGCCGCCGGGACGTGCTGGCGAGCACCGATGCCGCGCTCGACTACCTGGAGTACCTGCACGGGTTCTTCGATGGCGATTGGCTGCTCGCCATCGCCGCCTACAACGGCGGTGAGGGGACGGTGCAGCGCGCGGTACGGGCCAACGCGGCGCAGGGCCAGCCCACCGACTACTGGCATCTCGACCTGCCGACACAGACCGAGAAATACGTGCCGCGCATATTGGCGTTGCGGGCCATTCTGAGCACACCCGGCAAGTACGGGATCGCGTTGCCCGCGATGCCCGAAGAAGAGGCACTGACCATCGTGGAGCTCGATGATCAGGTGGATCTCGCGGTCGCCGCGGAGATGGCCGGCATGCCGCTGGAAGCGCTGCATCGCTACAACTCGGGCTACAACCGCTGGGCGACGCCGCCGGATGGGCCGCATCGCCTCGCAGTGCCGAAAAGACAGGCCGACACCCTGCGGGCGGCGCTGGAAACCCGTGACGACCGGGGCATGATCCGTTGGCGTCGGCACGCCGTCGAATCCGGCGATACCCTGGGGGCGATCGCCGATCGCTATGGCACGACGGTCGATATGCTGCGCGATGCGAATGATATCAACGGGGCCATGATCCGGGTTGGACAGAAACTGCTGGTGCCCATGCCCAGCCGCGACGGTGAGGCCTACACCCTGAGTCTCGAAAACCGCCGTCAGCGCACCCAGGCGAGCGGACCCTCCGGGCGCGAACGCATCGACTACCGTGTACGTCCGGGCGACACCTTCTGGGGAATCGCCCGCTCGCATGACGTCAAAGTTCGCCGCCTGGCCGCCTGGAACGACATGGCCCCCGGGGACGCGATCCATCCCGGGCAAAGCCTGGCGATCTGGGTCGAGGCCAGCCAGGCCGGCCGCGGCGGACCCACGCAGAATCTGCAGCAGGTCACCTACAGGGTGCGCGAGGGCGATTCACTGTACGCGATCGCCCGCCGGTTCAATCTCGATGTCGAGGCGATCCGGCGCTGGAACAGCCTGCAGGCCGGGGCGTATCTCCAGCCGGGGCAGAGCCTCGATCTGCAGGTCGATGTCACCGAACAGGCGGAGGCGCGACCGTAGCGGTATGGGCACGGGATCCCGGGGGCGCATGTGGCAGGGTTGAGCGAACGGCTGGATGCATCCGAGCGGGTGCTTTTCCACGAGCGGGTACACCCGGCCATCTGGCTACGCCCGGGCGCCGTGCTCGGAATCGGTCTGTTCGCCATGCTGGGGGCGGGCGGGCCCGCTGCCGTCATCACCATCCTGGTCGGGCTGATCGACCTGTGCGGTCGGGCGTTGCAGGCGACCCGGATCGAACTGATGGTGACCGAGCGCCGGGTACTGGCCCGGACCGGGATCTTCCGGACGCGGGAGGTCGCAGTTGTGGGCGCGAACGCTGTCGAACTGATCCAGCATGGCCTCGCCAGGCATCTCGGGTTCGCGTTCGTTCGGCTCACGCCCGCCGAGGGAAATCCGCGGACGGTTGGCTTCGTTCCCGAGCCCGCGGCATTGCGCCAGGCGCTTGAGAGCGCCAGTCCGGCCTGAGACCGGCCCGTCGACTCAGGGGCGAGCGGCGCGCGGAAAGTCCGCGGCGGCGATGCGTTCCCAAAGACCCCGCCACACGGGCCAGCTATGCCCGCCTTGCCCGAGAAAGACCCGTTCCGATGGTAACTGTCGGGCCAGCAGATCCCCGGCCTCGGCGAAACGGTCATCACGGCCATAGCCGAGTACGATCCAGGGCCGATCCGCGCCTCGCGTGGTCTCTTTGAGCCAGCGCCAGTGCCTGCGCTGCCAGTCTTTACCCGCCGTGGTTTCGCCCGTCCATGTCGCCAGACCCCCGGCGTCGGCGATGTCCTGCACGAGGACCTCGTCCCCGGGGTAGGGCGCCAGCAGGATCAGCCCGTCGATCATGCCCGGGTGGGCCTGCGCGTAGAGCCCGGCGCCCAGACCGCCCGCCGAGATCCCCAGTAACCAGATGCGCTGGTAGCCCCGTGCGCGCGCTGGCCGGATGATGTCCTCGTGCAGCCGGTCAACGATCGTCTCGCTCGTGTAGTAGCCGAAATGCGCGTCGGCCGCGAGCAGGTCGTAGCCGCGCCCGGCACCGATTTCCATGAACCCCTCGTCGACGAAGTCCGGCCCGCGGTCGCCGCGCCCCGGCAGGAAGACGAGCAGGGTGTCGGACCGGCGCGCTTCCGGCTGAGCGATATTGCCCATGGGCTGCGTCGGCGGCGGTGCCCACGCGCAGGCGCTCAGGAAGAGCGCGGTCAAGAGGATGATCCATTTCGCCATCGGGCGGGGTCCACGCAGGTTGTCGGGCCGTCCCCGGGGGCGTCCTGCATGCCGCCCTGGCGGGGGGTGTGAAAAGCGAGTGTAGCGCCCCGTATCAACCAGGATACAATCCCGCGCTTGGCATCGTGGACGTTTTGGGCGACCCTCTCGTTCACGCTGGTCGGTATAAGGCCGGTCCATCATGCATTATCGGGGACGCGATCTTGACCGCAGAAGAAACCACGGACGACTCACTCGAACTCGGCAATCAGCTGTGTTTCAGCGTCTATTCGACGGCTCATGCGTTCACCCGCCTGTACACGAGCCTGCTGAAATCGCTTGATGTCACGTACACGCAGTACCTGGTCCTGCTGGTCCTGTGGGAAGAGGATGGCCCGACGGTGAAGGCGTTGGGCGATCGGCTCTCGCTGGATTCCGGCACGCTGACCCCCTTGTTGCGGCGACTCGAAGACGCGGGCTACGTCCATCGGGTACGCGCCGAGCGCGACCAGCGCTGCATGCACGTCTACCTCACGGAACATGGCCGCGCGGTCCGCCCCGACGTGCACGACGTGCGCCGCTCGGTGTTCGAGGCGACGGGCCTGAGCTTTGCGGAACTGAAAGATCTCCAGGGGCGACTGGAAACATTGCGCTCGGCGCTGGATTCGGCCGCCCAGCGCGGGTGATGGATCGCGGGTCAGCGCTGACCGATGGGCATCACTCGCGTGCCCTCGGTGATCGTTCTGGACGGCTGGAGTACCACGGTCTCGCCCTCGCTGAGGCCCTCCCGGATTTCGACGTCGAGTCCACCCTCGTGGCCAATCTGCACGCCACGCCGTTGGGCAATGCCATCGGCGATCACGTACACCGCGTAGCCGTCGTCGGTCTCGAAAAGGGCGTTCTCGGGGATCTGCACGACGTCTTCCGCGGACCAGAGGATGAACTCCGCCTCCACCCGATAGGCGTCGCCGAGGCCCCGCCACCGTGAATGCGGGGCGGTGATTTCGGCGATCACGCGGACACGCTGTTCCTCGACGCCGAGGGCCGATACCTCGGTGAACCCGGAGGGTTCCACGCGGCGTACGCGGCCGGGGAGGCTTTCCTCGCCACCCCAGCGATGGAACCGCACCTCCATGCCCGGCTCGATCCGCACCGCGTCCGCCGACAGGACCTCGACGACCACCTCCAGCGAGGCCGGGTTGCCCAGAACGAGCAGCGGCTCACCGGCGGCAACGACACCCTGGCTCTCGTGGTGCACGGCGAGCACCTGGCCGTCGACCGGTGCCTCGACGGGGACTTCGTCCGGTGTCTCGCTGCGTCCCGCGTACTGCAGTCGCGCCTCGGCGGCCGCCACTTCCTGACGGGCGACGTCGACGGCGTAGCGGGCCGATTCGAATTCCGCCTCGGCCCGCTCGGCCTCCGCCTCGGCCCGCTCTACCTCGTTGCGCGAGACCTGGCCGTCAATGCGCAGACCGGCGAGGCGCTCATACGTCGCCCGCGCGTAGCGGGCACTGGTGCGGGCGGCCTCCAGCCGTGCGCGTTCCGCCTGCAGTGCAGCGCGGGCGCGTTCGAGTGCCGCCTCGGCCTCGGCTCGGGCACGGGGATCGAGCGCACTGGCGGGCAGGGGACGTAGTGCCATCAGGACTTCACCAGCCGCGACCGTATCGCCCGGATCCAGTGTGACCCGGGGCGCCCAGCCGGCCACGGGTGACGACACGTCGTAGCGCTCGCGCACGCGGGTCCGTCCCTCTTCCTCGATCGTTTCCGTCAGCGGTCCGCGCTCCACTGTCGCCGTGGATACGGGTTCCGGTGCCGGTCGCAGCAGCCAGGCCACTGTGCCGATCACGACGAGACCGAGGACAGCGGGTACGAGATGGCGACGTCTGAGCATGTTCATTCCCGGATCTTGAGGACGGCCACGAGGTCCATGCGGTTCAGGCGTCGCGCGACGGCGATCGCCGAGAGCACGGCCGCGACGAGTATGACGGCGGCCGAGAACGCATAGGTGCTCGGTTCGATCACCAGCGGCACGCGGTAGAGTTCGGACGCGAGGCCGGCAACGACAAGCTGACAGAAAGCCCAGCCAAGGGCGAATGCCAGCGGCAGCGCGGCGAGTGTCAGCAGCGCAAGTTCGCCGAGCAGGATGTACGCCGTCTGGCCGCGCGTGAAGCCGAGGATACGCAGACTCCCGAGTTCCCGGGCGCGCTCGGCGTAGGCGAGGCGCGCCGCGTTGTAGACGACGCCGAGTGCGATCGAGCCCGCCAGCACTGTGTTGACGAAGGCGAAGATCAGCAGCGTGTCGCCCAGTGTCTCCTCGAACGATTCGATCGCCGCCGTACGGGGCGAGATCGCCGCGACGCGCGGACGACGTTCCAGGGC
Above is a genomic segment from Halofilum ochraceum containing:
- a CDS encoding hybrid sensor histidine kinase/response regulator produces the protein MTAGHSSFDYETAAQVFRVLRARATLYAVVGTLIAIIAVVLATLLVCVHVYDGITTNNIMLAHRENIAIQALDAMPFLFTWWGQYASSKMAAEAGSMVERRTDDLKQELADARFTAQAKTDFFARMSHELRTPINAIVGMSELVMNTDDPEQRRHHAQVIHDSAYGLLTLVNDVLDFSRIEAGRMELDDVGFDLYDHLNGTATLLDQQARAKGLRLVSLIPPDTPRRVVGDPGRLRQIVINLVGNAIKFTSEGEVVLAVKRWEALEAGGVRIRVEVADTGTGIPAEAQERLFEPYSRVGTETIEGTGLGLSITRDLVAAMDGEIGVDSEPGVGSVFWFEIQLGAARAPDREGPAPRLRGRKVLLADPDADQRTALASQLRTLGMWVTQAGDGVEAMQMALRAAADGTPYDLLLAELFLPCLSGEELGRRLKRRPETCSTSLAIMTATGARGDAKRLNEAGFAGYLTRPIPPENLEELVQAILATHALPEAERRRQGLVTRYHVEETYPHAAVQPVLVVDDSAINREITLHHLSRLGIDADQVDTGARAVEAVGSRDYAAVLMDLRLPDMHGAEAIQTIRRNGAAQAAPPILVLTAGATTEERERCEQAGIEAFMTRPLEGDGLRSALAPWIGARVDSTNEPDAAAMRAPDPKLARVFVQEADERIGAMRTVLAGNADLDVLGRHAHTIGSTSRHFPGTELTDIARQIEARANAGDLDGVRAEFPDLETAWSTLRADLIQGMEAEH
- a CDS encoding lytic transglycosylase; amino-acid sequence: MSGQAAPRLESGARVVDPPTVEPGAEDVWSRLRDGFGLPNVEEERIDAEIARYEGRQRYFEIVAERAQPYLRYILDRIEARGMPAELLLIPVVESAFRPFAYSYARAGGLWQFKPLTGKRFGLKQNWWYDGRRDVLASTDAALDYLEYLHGFFDGDWLLAIAAYNGGEGTVQRAVRANAAQGQPTDYWHLDLPTQTEKYVPRILALRAILSTPGKYGIALPAMPEEEALTIVELDDQVDLAVAAEMAGMPLEALHRYNSGYNRWATPPDGPHRLAVPKRQADTLRAALETRDDRGMIRWRRHAVESGDTLGAIADRYGTTVDMLRDANDINGAMIRVGQKLLVPMPSRDGEAYTLSLENRRQRTQASGPSGRERIDYRVRPGDTFWGIARSHDVKVRRLAAWNDMAPGDAIHPGQSLAIWVEASQAGRGGPTQNLQQVTYRVREGDSLYAIARRFNLDVEAIRRWNSLQAGAYLQPGQSLDLQVDVTEQAEARP
- a CDS encoding PH domain-containing protein → MAGLSERLDASERVLFHERVHPAIWLRPGAVLGIGLFAMLGAGGPAAVITILVGLIDLCGRALQATRIELMVTERRVLARTGIFRTREVAVVGANAVELIQHGLARHLGFAFVRLTPAEGNPRTVGFVPEPAALRQALESASPA
- a CDS encoding MarR family winged helix-turn-helix transcriptional regulator; this encodes MTAEETTDDSLELGNQLCFSVYSTAHAFTRLYTSLLKSLDVTYTQYLVLLVLWEEDGPTVKALGDRLSLDSGTLTPLLRRLEDAGYVHRVRAERDQRCMHVYLTEHGRAVRPDVHDVRRSVFEATGLSFAELKDLQGRLETLRSALDSAAQRG
- a CDS encoding efflux RND transporter periplasmic adaptor subunit, whose translation is MLRRRHLVPAVLGLVVIGTVAWLLRPAPEPVSTATVERGPLTETIEEEGRTRVRERYDVSSPVAGWAPRVTLDPGDTVAAGEVLMALRPLPASALDPRARAEAEAALERARAALQAERARLEAARTSARYARATYERLAGLRIDGQVSRNEVERAEAEAERAEAEFESARYAVDVARQEVAAAEARLQYAGRSETPDEVPVEAPVDGQVLAVHHESQGVVAAGEPLLVLGNPASLEVVVEVLSADAVRIEPGMEVRFHRWGGEESLPGRVRRVEPSGFTEVSALGVEEQRVRVIAEITAPHSRWRGLGDAYRVEAEFILWSAEDVVQIPENALFETDDGYAVYVIADGIAQRRGVQIGHEGGLDVEIREGLSEGETVVLQPSRTITEGTRVMPIGQR